Proteins encoded within one genomic window of Amycolatopsis sp. 2-15:
- a CDS encoding cation:dicarboxylate symporter family transporter → MARHPGLAPTPPTPELSEEDVNMSAGTPVEQTRTKGPLWKSLGFQVVLSLVLGIVVGIIWPGFAASLNFLGTIFLNLIKTAVAPLVFLTVTLGILAAGDVKRIGKVGLTAIIYFEIVSTIALGLGLLFGNLSRVGEGTGQLSTNASAAQGAAKATSQAAQSHTTFIDFVTKLFPDNFLGAFTGGNLLQVLVIALIFGFGLLTLAPAKREPVETGLNTISTAFFRFISVIMRLAPIGTFGATAYAVGSNGTAVLVSLAYFVVCVWVGIILFIGIVLGAVCAIFRINLFGLLRFLKDEILITLGTASSESVLPRLLEKMPRYGVSKQVAGLVLPTGYAFNLDGTSIFMSVGVLFLANAYGVPLSLGQQLSILAVMFLTSKGAATVSGGSFVVFAATVTTTGVLPVAGLALIFGVYRFISIAVATSNVIGNAVATVVVAKITKEYTPAGEPAGRPEVAA, encoded by the coding sequence ATGGCGCGCCACCCGGGCTTAGCGCCCACTCCCCCAACCCCCGAACTCAGCGAGGAGGACGTGAACATGAGCGCCGGAACCCCAGTGGAGCAGACCAGAACCAAAGGTCCACTGTGGAAGAGCCTGGGCTTCCAGGTCGTGCTGTCCCTGGTACTCGGCATCGTCGTCGGAATCATCTGGCCCGGTTTCGCCGCCTCCCTGAACTTCCTCGGCACGATCTTTCTCAACCTCATCAAGACGGCGGTCGCGCCGCTGGTGTTCCTGACCGTCACGCTCGGCATCCTGGCCGCGGGCGACGTCAAGCGAATCGGCAAGGTCGGCCTCACGGCCATCATCTACTTCGAAATCGTCTCCACGATCGCCCTCGGCCTCGGCCTGTTGTTCGGCAATCTCTCCCGAGTCGGCGAAGGCACCGGCCAGCTCAGCACCAACGCCAGCGCGGCTCAGGGCGCGGCGAAGGCCACGAGCCAGGCCGCGCAGTCGCACACCACGTTCATCGACTTCGTGACCAAGCTGTTCCCGGACAACTTCCTCGGCGCCTTCACCGGCGGAAACCTGTTGCAGGTACTGGTGATCGCCTTGATCTTCGGCTTCGGTCTGCTGACCCTCGCGCCCGCCAAGCGGGAGCCCGTCGAGACCGGGCTGAACACGATCTCCACCGCGTTCTTCCGATTCATCTCGGTTATCATGCGGCTGGCGCCCATCGGCACCTTCGGCGCCACCGCGTACGCGGTGGGTTCGAACGGGACCGCAGTCCTCGTGTCGCTCGCCTATTTCGTGGTCTGCGTGTGGGTTGGCATCATCCTGTTCATCGGGATCGTGCTCGGCGCGGTGTGCGCGATCTTCCGGATCAACCTGTTCGGGCTGCTGCGCTTTCTCAAGGACGAAATCCTGATCACCCTGGGCACTGCTTCGTCGGAGAGCGTGCTGCCACGCCTGCTGGAAAAGATGCCCCGCTACGGCGTGTCCAAACAGGTGGCGGGGCTGGTCCTGCCCACCGGCTACGCGTTCAATCTCGACGGGACGTCCATCTTCATGTCGGTCGGGGTCCTTTTCCTCGCCAACGCGTACGGCGTGCCACTGAGCCTGGGCCAGCAGCTTTCCATCCTCGCGGTGATGTTCCTGACCTCCAAGGGCGCGGCGACCGTCTCGGGTGGATCGTTCGTCGTGTTCGCGGCGACGGTGACGACGACCGGTGTCCTTCCGGTAGCCGGGCTGGCACTGATCTTTGGCGTCTACCGGTTCATCTCGATCGCCGTGGCGACCTCGAACGTCATCGGCAACGCCGTCGCCACCGTCGTGGTCGCCAAGATCACCAAGGAGTACACGCCGGCCGGAGAGCCGGCCGGCCGGCCGGAAGTGGCGGCATGA
- a CDS encoding lyase family protein, with protein sequence MHTGTTPFDLLGRLWGDDTMAAVWSERATVEAWLTVEAELARAQAAAGVLPQADAELIAEAATITGLDTEALWAGARNVGYPILSLVRAIAARLPDGPNGRVHYGATTQDIMDSGFALQSVRAADRLDGLLGDLGDAVEAVMTAHVHTVMPGRTHGQQAVPTTFGATLASLLAELARHTRRVRSARAAVGVISLFGAGGTSAAAGPTAPQVRHDLARRLGLRGSDVPWHAARDSVAEFGTLCAALSATCARLARNVIDLGRTEIGELAEAAGDHRGASSTMPQKANPILAEAVIGMSASSGPAASALYRAMEVPQERAAGEWQIEWHVVPQLAWLAASCLSASLELVTGLRVDEAAMRANLDADGGLIMSEAYMFGLAPQLGREVAHDVVYAAARQVRRQGGALPEALRDQLAERGLDPEVVSTPMSPGGYVGDPELICRAARDEWRATRA encoded by the coding sequence GTGCACACGGGAACCACGCCCTTCGACCTGCTCGGCCGGCTCTGGGGTGACGACACCATGGCTGCGGTCTGGTCGGAGCGAGCGACCGTCGAAGCCTGGTTGACTGTCGAAGCCGAGCTGGCTCGCGCGCAAGCGGCGGCCGGGGTACTTCCCCAGGCCGACGCCGAGCTGATCGCCGAAGCGGCCACCATCACCGGGCTCGACACCGAAGCCCTGTGGGCGGGGGCACGCAACGTCGGCTATCCGATCCTGTCGCTGGTGCGTGCCATCGCGGCCAGGCTGCCGGACGGCCCGAACGGCCGGGTGCACTACGGCGCGACCACGCAGGACATCATGGACAGCGGTTTCGCGCTGCAAAGCGTGCGGGCCGCCGACCGGCTCGATGGACTGCTGGGCGACCTCGGCGACGCCGTCGAGGCGGTCATGACCGCCCACGTGCACACCGTGATGCCGGGCCGGACGCACGGCCAGCAAGCGGTCCCCACGACCTTCGGGGCGACGCTGGCCTCTTTGCTCGCCGAGCTCGCCCGGCACACCCGCCGCGTGCGCTCGGCCCGGGCCGCGGTCGGCGTGATCTCGCTGTTCGGGGCCGGCGGCACCAGCGCGGCGGCCGGGCCGACGGCCCCGCAGGTGCGCCACGACCTGGCCCGGCGCCTCGGCCTGCGCGGCAGCGACGTGCCCTGGCACGCGGCGCGGGATTCGGTCGCCGAGTTCGGCACGCTGTGCGCGGCGCTGTCGGCGACCTGCGCCCGGCTCGCCCGCAACGTCATCGACCTCGGGCGGACGGAGATCGGCGAGCTGGCGGAGGCGGCCGGAGACCACCGGGGAGCCTCCTCGACCATGCCGCAGAAGGCGAACCCGATCCTGGCCGAGGCGGTCATCGGCATGAGCGCTTCGAGCGGCCCCGCCGCGTCGGCGCTGTACCGGGCGATGGAAGTGCCGCAGGAACGCGCGGCGGGCGAGTGGCAGATCGAGTGGCATGTCGTGCCGCAGCTGGCCTGGCTGGCCGCGAGCTGCCTGAGCGCGTCTCTCGAGCTGGTGACCGGACTCCGGGTCGACGAGGCGGCGATGCGCGCCAACCTCGACGCGGACGGCGGTCTCATCATGTCCGAGGCCTACATGTTCGGTCTCGCACCGCAGCTCGGCCGCGAAGTCGCCCACGACGTCGTCTACGCCGCCGCCCGGCAGGTGCGCCGGCAAGGCGGCGCACTGCCCGAGGCCCTGCGCGACCAGCTGGCCGAACGCGGCCTCGACCCCGAGGTCGTCTCCACGCCGATGAGCCCGGGCGGCTACGTGGGCGACCCCGAGCTCATCTGCAGGGCCGCCCGCGACGAATGGCGCGCCACCCGGGCTTAG
- a CDS encoding LacI family DNA-binding transcriptional regulator yields the protein MIRNSKRPTMADVAAKAGVDRAVVSRVLNEDATLKIREATRARVMAAVAELGYQPNAIARSLRTARTSTFGLVIPDFANPIWAKIVTAIEEEADHHDLLLVTGSARPGSGRAEHFLGLLQAGRIDGLLVAAPVAATLLPPSAERLPWLSLNQRIPGHDRYVLLDDPAAVALAVDHLVALGHRDIAHIAGPDTLDSARRRLAGFKDAMSSRRLTPCAIVSGSYTTDGGEQAMRELLAQPNRPSAVVVANVASAAGALNGARAAGVRVPREISVIAIHDLPLAHCFEPPLTTVRMPLAELGREALRALMNTTPEQDVTAVISEPIEIITRASTAPPRT from the coding sequence ATGATCAGGAACAGCAAACGGCCCACCATGGCGGACGTCGCCGCCAAGGCCGGAGTGGACCGGGCCGTGGTGTCGCGGGTACTGAACGAGGACGCCACCCTCAAGATCCGGGAGGCGACACGGGCCAGGGTGATGGCCGCGGTCGCGGAGCTGGGCTATCAGCCCAACGCCATCGCCCGCAGCCTGCGGACCGCCCGGACCTCGACCTTCGGCCTGGTCATCCCCGATTTCGCGAATCCGATCTGGGCGAAAATCGTGACGGCCATCGAGGAAGAGGCCGATCACCACGACCTGCTGCTGGTGACCGGTAGCGCCCGGCCGGGGTCCGGTCGGGCCGAGCACTTCCTCGGACTGCTGCAGGCAGGCCGGATCGACGGGCTGCTCGTGGCGGCACCTGTCGCCGCGACGCTCCTGCCTCCGTCGGCCGAACGGCTGCCCTGGCTCTCCCTCAACCAGCGGATCCCGGGGCACGACCGGTACGTTCTCCTCGATGACCCGGCCGCGGTCGCCTTGGCCGTGGATCATCTCGTGGCACTGGGCCACCGGGACATCGCGCACATCGCCGGCCCGGACACACTGGACAGCGCCCGCCGTCGGCTCGCGGGGTTCAAGGACGCGATGAGCTCGCGCAGGCTGACGCCCTGCGCCATCGTTTCCGGTTCCTACACCACCGACGGTGGCGAGCAGGCGATGCGTGAACTGCTGGCCCAGCCGAACCGGCCGTCCGCCGTGGTCGTCGCCAACGTCGCCTCCGCGGCCGGCGCGCTCAACGGCGCCCGGGCAGCCGGTGTGCGGGTGCCGCGCGAGATCTCGGTCATCGCGATCCACGACCTGCCGCTCGCGCACTGCTTCGAGCCGCCGCTGACCACAGTCCGCATGCCCTTGGCCGAGCTGGGGCGAGAAGCCTTGCGGGCGTTGATGAACACCACGCCGGAGCAGGACGTGACCGCGGTGATCTCCGAGCCCATCGAGATCATCACGCGCGCCTCGACAGCCCCCCCGAGAACCTGA
- a CDS encoding recombinase family protein yields MFEEKISRKLAVDARPALTATIDYMRTGDMLTVQEVDRLGRKLLEGLLVLNDLCSRGIAVKVLEGIAVDEHTERNLILDLALALAEDRRRDNVGKTHNGLDSARGRTGGRPRVVDADKRRTILARHADGESIRTIAHATKVSIGTVHTVIAEQRTINV; encoded by the coding sequence GTGTTCGAGGAGAAGATCAGTCGCAAGCTCGCCGTCGACGCCCGTCCAGCGCTGACCGCGACGATCGACTACATGCGGACCGGGGACATGCTCACTGTCCAGGAGGTCGACCGGCTCGGCCGCAAACTCCTCGAGGGCCTGCTCGTGCTCAACGACCTGTGCTCCCGCGGCATCGCCGTCAAGGTCCTCGAGGGCATCGCCGTCGACGAGCACACCGAGCGCAATCTCATCCTCGACCTGGCGCTCGCGCTGGCCGAAGACCGCCGCCGCGACAACGTCGGCAAAACCCACAACGGCCTCGACTCCGCCCGCGGCCGCACCGGCGGCCGGCCCCGCGTCGTTGACGCCGATAAGCGCCGCACCATCCTCGCCCGGCACGCCGACGGCGAGTCCATCCGCACCATCGCCCACGCCACCAAGGTGTCCATCGGCACCGTCCACACCGTCATCGCCGAGCAGCGCACCATCAACGTTTGA
- a CDS encoding DUF6998 domain-containing protein, with translation MDPDSQYGLRGQSVPELLGHYAAILQELRRRGVVRTQKAPLGDYAECLAARVYDGELAPNSVTSYDLRAADGRRVRVKARTIHQETRGASFAPFRSFDFDVAVLIAVDSSTYNVLWAREVPAADIEAASQYSAHINGHRVSITAGARLGTDVTTQFSAVLSARPPRT, from the coding sequence ATGGATCCCGACAGCCAGTACGGCCTGCGCGGACAGTCTGTTCCGGAATTGCTGGGACACTACGCGGCGATCCTGCAGGAGTTGCGCCGGCGTGGCGTGGTGAGGACTCAGAAGGCGCCGCTGGGTGACTATGCCGAGTGCCTCGCCGCGCGGGTCTACGACGGGGAGCTGGCCCCGAACTCGGTCACGTCCTACGACCTGCGGGCTGCGGACGGGCGGCGGGTCCGGGTGAAGGCCAGAACCATCCACCAGGAGACCCGAGGCGCGTCCTTCGCGCCCTTCCGTTCTTTCGATTTCGACGTCGCCGTCTTGATCGCCGTCGACAGCTCCACCTACAACGTGCTTTGGGCCCGCGAGGTGCCGGCCGCCGACATCGAGGCCGCCAGCCAGTACTCGGCGCACATCAACGGGCACCGGGTCTCGATCACCGCTGGTGCGCGGCTCGGCACAGACGTCACGACACAATTTAGCGCCGTCCTGTCGGCGCGACCTCCCAGAACGTGA
- a CDS encoding LysR family transcriptional regulator: MPWLFDPRHLVTLAAVVRLGSFAAAAQELGYTQSAVSQQVAELERRIGTRVVVRRPVRATEAGKVLLDTEAAITTSMSRAATELAALADGTVGEVRLGAFISAAASIVPPALARLRATRPAVHITLRELEQRETHALLFRSEIDLAITFDYEHAPEPAPAGLRQEHLIDDPIMVVLPAGHPLAAADSVTPADLPSDAWINTAVDVRDLAASPIGADRGSGHRLDFDGMDFRTALNLVAAGLGVALLPRLLVLDVPPSVVVLPMRQPTIVRRLYTCRLDTRGVTAPIRQLETYLREAATEL; this comes from the coding sequence ATGCCTTGGCTGTTCGATCCGCGGCATCTGGTGACCCTTGCGGCCGTCGTGCGGCTCGGCTCGTTCGCCGCGGCCGCGCAGGAGCTGGGCTACACCCAGTCCGCGGTCTCACAGCAGGTCGCGGAACTGGAACGACGGATCGGTACGCGAGTCGTGGTCCGGCGTCCCGTCCGTGCGACCGAGGCCGGAAAAGTCCTTCTCGACACTGAGGCCGCGATCACCACCTCGATGAGCCGCGCTGCCACCGAACTCGCGGCGCTCGCGGACGGAACCGTCGGCGAAGTGCGGCTCGGCGCGTTCATCTCCGCGGCAGCCTCGATCGTCCCTCCCGCGCTCGCCCGCCTGCGCGCGACCCGTCCGGCAGTTCACATCACCCTCCGCGAACTCGAGCAGCGCGAAACGCACGCGCTGCTGTTCCGGAGCGAGATCGACCTGGCCATCACCTTCGACTACGAACACGCTCCCGAGCCAGCGCCCGCCGGGCTCAGGCAAGAGCACCTCATCGACGATCCGATCATGGTCGTCCTGCCCGCCGGTCATCCCCTGGCCGCAGCCGACAGTGTCACCCCCGCCGACCTGCCGTCGGACGCATGGATCAACACCGCGGTCGACGTCCGCGACTTGGCAGCCTCACCCATCGGCGCCGACCGGGGAAGCGGACATCGTCTGGACTTCGACGGCATGGACTTCCGCACCGCACTCAACCTCGTCGCGGCAGGCCTCGGCGTCGCACTGCTGCCGCGATTGTTGGTGCTGGACGTTCCCCCGAGCGTGGTGGTTCTCCCGATGCGGCAGCCCACCATCGTCCGTCGTCTCTACACCTGCCGACTCGATACCAGAGGCGTGACCGCGCCGATCAGACAGCTCGAGACGTACCTGCGGGAAGCCGCAACGGAACTCTGA
- a CDS encoding 1-aminocyclopropane-1-carboxylate deaminase/D-cysteine desulfhydrase — MPRIEQPRHDDKSSLSAEKRSLFVLIRSVADAGGMDFTHFDTAIDKLPRRRVGFYPTPFHAVPNLSAAYGINLFLKREDLAGPSAISGSKMRLAEFILGRAIEDGVTHVITQGAYLTNSGLQFAAACLSARITPILVLTRNVSRQGELREFRGNYLLNKTMGVETHVINVTGNEWHSPKEAARITDAIAVRKAELEAQGHKVLVVGTGGAHPDGFIAHALTFREMLEQSDAAGVELDYVYHTIGTGTALPGMLAAKLSLGHPVKFRSISIQRVNDEDRMNAGVIVERTKAVLATLGAPVPDDATIRAEIDIDQRFIGEDYAVASPESTAAIRELARAEGVFVGPVYTGKGLAGLLDHARSRRIPAGSNVAFLHTGDTGNLFEIPQVVGHIAD, encoded by the coding sequence ATGCCGCGGATCGAACAGCCAAGGCATGACGATAAGAGTAGCTTATCGGCCGAGAAGAGATCATTGTTTGTGCTAATCCGGAGTGTGGCCGACGCTGGAGGCATGGACTTCACGCACTTCGACACCGCCATCGACAAGCTCCCCCGGCGTCGGGTCGGGTTCTACCCGACTCCGTTCCACGCCGTGCCCAACCTGTCGGCGGCGTACGGGATCAACCTCTTCCTGAAACGCGAGGACCTGGCCGGCCCCAGTGCGATCAGCGGAAGCAAAATGCGTCTGGCCGAGTTCATCCTGGGGCGAGCCATCGAGGACGGGGTGACGCACGTGATCACCCAGGGCGCGTATCTGACCAACTCGGGGCTGCAGTTCGCCGCCGCCTGCCTGAGCGCACGGATCACGCCGATCCTGGTTCTGACGCGGAACGTGTCCCGACAGGGTGAACTCCGCGAGTTCCGCGGCAACTACCTGCTCAACAAGACGATGGGGGTCGAAACCCACGTCATCAACGTCACCGGCAACGAATGGCACTCTCCGAAGGAGGCCGCGCGGATCACCGACGCCATCGCGGTGCGCAAGGCCGAACTCGAGGCGCAGGGGCACAAGGTCCTCGTCGTCGGAACCGGCGGTGCACACCCCGACGGCTTCATCGCGCACGCCCTCACGTTCCGGGAGATGCTGGAGCAGTCCGATGCCGCGGGGGTCGAGCTCGACTACGTCTACCACACGATCGGTACCGGGACCGCGCTGCCGGGAATGCTGGCAGCCAAGCTGAGCCTGGGCCACCCGGTGAAGTTCCGGTCGATCTCCATCCAGAGGGTCAACGACGAAGACCGGATGAACGCCGGTGTGATCGTCGAACGGACCAAGGCGGTTCTGGCCACCTTGGGTGCGCCCGTGCCCGACGACGCGACGATCCGCGCCGAGATCGACATCGATCAGCGCTTCATCGGCGAGGACTACGCCGTCGCGTCCCCCGAAAGCACGGCGGCCATCCGCGAGCTGGCCCGAGCAGAGGGCGTCTTCGTTGGCCCTGTCTACACCGGCAAGGGACTCGCAGGATTGCTCGACCACGCCCGCAGCCGGCGGATCCCCGCCGGCAGCAACGTCGCGTTCCTGCACACCGGAGACACCGGCAACCTGTTCGAAATCCCGCAAGTCGTCGGCCACATCGCCGACTGA
- the pip gene encoding prolyl aminopeptidase: MIDDVKVRSSGLLPVGDGHEIYWEESGNPDGIPALYLHGGPGGGLGTGKYRNKLDPERFRIIGLDQRGCGRSRPLVTTAGYRLEDNTTSDLVADIERVREHLHVGEWLLNGVSWGSTLTLAYAQDHPERVLGLVLIAVTTTDRFQVDWITETVGAVYPEAWDRLATHAEQAGIGYRRHEGRLVEAYARLMTDADPEVRDATSRAWMDWEDHHISIGSGHVQPRTGWSDDLRVFATLVTHYWANDAFLNPPILQRMDRLRGIPATLIHGRRDVSGPAVIPWLLHRAWPGSELIIEESEGHGGELMVKAWRSANDRHADRIESR; encoded by the coding sequence GTGATCGATGACGTGAAGGTGCGGTCCTCCGGACTTCTTCCGGTTGGTGACGGGCATGAGATCTACTGGGAGGAGTCGGGGAACCCTGACGGGATCCCTGCTCTGTACTTGCACGGAGGCCCGGGTGGGGGGCTCGGCACCGGCAAATACCGGAACAAACTCGATCCGGAGCGGTTCCGCATCATCGGTCTGGACCAGCGAGGCTGCGGACGTTCAAGGCCGCTTGTGACGACGGCCGGCTACCGGCTGGAAGACAACACCACGTCCGATCTTGTTGCTGACATCGAACGGGTCAGGGAGCATCTTCACGTCGGCGAGTGGCTGCTCAACGGTGTGTCGTGGGGTTCTACGCTCACCCTTGCCTACGCCCAGGATCATCCGGAAAGGGTGCTGGGCCTTGTTCTCATTGCAGTCACCACGACCGACCGGTTTCAGGTGGACTGGATCACCGAGACAGTCGGGGCTGTTTACCCCGAAGCGTGGGACCGGCTGGCGACGCATGCCGAGCAGGCGGGCATCGGTTATCGCCGACACGAGGGCCGTCTCGTCGAGGCATACGCCCGTTTGATGACCGACGCCGACCCTGAGGTTCGTGACGCGACGTCCCGAGCGTGGATGGACTGGGAAGATCACCACATCTCGATCGGCTCTGGCCATGTCCAGCCACGCACCGGCTGGAGCGATGATCTCCGTGTTTTCGCCACGCTCGTCACGCACTACTGGGCCAACGACGCGTTCCTGAATCCGCCGATTCTGCAGCGAATGGATCGCCTGCGTGGCATCCCAGCCACCCTCATCCACGGTCGGCGCGACGTCAGCGGCCCGGCGGTCATCCCCTGGTTGCTGCACCGTGCCTGGCCCGGCAGCGAGCTGATCATCGAAGAGAGCGAAGGCCACGGCGGCGAGCTCATGGTGAAGGCATGGCGCTCGGCCAATGACCGCCACGCCGATCGTATCGAGTCACGTTGA
- a CDS encoding helix-turn-helix domain-containing protein produces the protein MVAGRRAGTRPDRRRPRVVDADKRRIILARHADGESIRTIARATKLSVGTVHNVLADHRAASN, from the coding sequence TTGGTTGCGGGACGCCGCGCGGGCACGCGGCCGGATCGGCGTCGACCCCGCGTCGTCGACGCCGACAAACGCCGCATCATCCTCGCCCGCCACGCCGACGGTGAGTCCATTCGCACCATCGCCCGCGCCACCAAGCTGTCCGTCGGTACTGTCCACAACGTCCTCGCCGACCACCGCGCCGCCAGCAACTGA
- a CDS encoding SAM-dependent methyltransferase, producing the protein MSELDDDFAMVIDPTVPSTARVYDAGLGGKDNYEVDREMLRKVQAVAPEVTELAIVAREFLIRAVRFLARDIGIDQFLDCGSGLPTAENVHEVAQRSNPDARVVYVDNDPVVLAHGRALLADNEQTHIVRGDIFQPTTLLADQTVRGELDWDKPLALIHSMSLHFCADDPAAVLRDYLDALPSGSYVVLSHALDPEDDEYSVVARNIERVYQGASSGQIHFRTRAEINTMLAGLELLKPGLVQPADWWPAGPRMQPLKLSDHCLLAAVGRKP; encoded by the coding sequence ATGAGCGAGCTCGACGACGACTTTGCGATGGTCATCGATCCGACCGTGCCGAGTACCGCCCGGGTCTACGACGCGGGCTTGGGCGGCAAAGACAACTACGAGGTCGACCGGGAAATGCTGCGCAAGGTCCAAGCCGTAGCACCCGAGGTGACCGAACTCGCCATCGTCGCTCGAGAATTTCTGATCCGTGCCGTACGCTTCCTGGCTCGCGACATCGGCATCGACCAGTTCCTCGACTGCGGTTCCGGGCTACCCACCGCCGAGAACGTCCACGAGGTCGCACAACGGTCCAACCCCGACGCGCGCGTGGTCTACGTCGACAACGATCCGGTGGTGCTCGCCCACGGCCGGGCGCTGCTGGCCGACAACGAGCAAACCCACATCGTCCGCGGCGATATCTTCCAGCCCACGACGCTGCTGGCCGATCAGACCGTGCGCGGCGAGCTCGACTGGGACAAACCCCTCGCACTGATCCACTCGATGAGCCTGCACTTCTGCGCCGACGACCCGGCCGCCGTGCTGCGTGACTACCTCGACGCCCTGCCGTCAGGATCGTATGTGGTGCTCAGCCACGCCCTCGACCCCGAAGACGACGAGTACAGCGTCGTCGCCCGCAACATCGAACGCGTATATCAAGGCGCCTCCTCAGGGCAGATCCACTTCCGTACCCGCGCCGAGATCAACACCATGCTCGCCGGACTCGAGCTGCTCAAGCCCGGCCTGGTCCAGCCGGCCGACTGGTGGCCCGCGGGCCCCCGCATGCAGCCACTCAAACTCTCCGATCACTGCCTGCTCGCAGCCGTGGGCCGCAAACCCTGA
- a CDS encoding tyrosine-type recombinase/integrase gives MTTGTPRSVADAAGDTDAHGRAADVLAAGQALPRARRLHLRADVRASVNGSGGPLSYDAAHHRWNGYCTAVGLDIEIHHLRHAHAHATELINSGVSIEVVRRRLGHASTETTQIYILLADQVADADIRAARRRRERAG, from the coding sequence GTGACGACCGGAACCCCGAGGTCTGTTGCTGACGCTGCCGGTGACACGGATGCCCACGGACGCGCAGCGGATGTCCTGGCCGCAGGTCAAGCTCTACCTCGCGCGCGCCGGCTACACCTCCGGGCCGATGTCCGCGCCAGCGTCAACGGCTCCGGCGGCCCGCTATCCTACGACGCCGCCCACCACCGCTGGAACGGCTACTGCACCGCGGTCGGGCTGGACATCGAGATCCACCACCTGCGCCACGCCCACGCCCACGCCACCGAGCTCATCAACTCCGGCGTCTCCATCGAGGTCGTTCGCCGCCGGCTCGGGCACGCCTCCACCGAAACCACCCAGATCTACATTCTGCTGGCCGACCAGGTCGCCGACGCCGACATCCGCGCCGCCCGCCGCCGACGCGAACGCGCAGGCTGA
- a CDS encoding carboxymuconolactone decarboxylase family protein — MTDGTVRNRRADSSANEELAKLARHGADAFGYRAELRIDRQLAQLLRLRVSQLNNCVYCLNLHYEAARAAGIPRSVIDTLTAWWETDFHDDAARAALAYTEALTRVADATIAGGFGARHDTLTEHFSPEEILEIIGIVINMNVWTRLKLAEGAVPNLTARAN; from the coding sequence ATGACCGACGGGACCGTTCGGAACCGGCGGGCCGACAGCTCAGCCAACGAGGAGCTCGCCAAACTGGCTCGCCACGGCGCTGATGCCTTCGGTTACCGAGCCGAGTTGCGCATCGATCGCCAACTTGCCCAGCTCCTGCGCCTGAGGGTTTCGCAGCTCAACAACTGCGTCTATTGCCTGAACCTCCACTACGAGGCAGCACGCGCCGCCGGCATACCCCGATCGGTCATCGACACCCTGACCGCTTGGTGGGAGACCGACTTCCACGACGACGCAGCACGCGCTGCCCTCGCCTACACTGAGGCGCTCACACGCGTCGCGGACGCGACCATTGCCGGTGGTTTCGGTGCCCGGCACGACACTCTCACCGAACATTTCTCGCCCGAGGAGATCCTCGAGATCATCGGGATCGTCATCAACATGAACGTCTGGACCCGGCTCAAACTGGCCGAAGGCGCCGTTCCCAACCTGACCGCGCGAGCGAACTAG
- a CDS encoding VOC family protein produces the protein MTTEDVRRVDMKVEVLVLPVADVERAKEFYGRLGWRLDVTPPAVVQFTPHGSDCSVQFGDGLTDAEPGSGKAYLVVADIVAARDALVAAGVEVGEIFHDGPDGRETGVDPDCGTYRSRATFADPDGNQWLLQEITSSLSRRVDPAEAAFSSAGDLAAALRRAEAAHGEHEKRTGERDVNWPDWYAEYMVAERTGTQLPT, from the coding sequence ATGACCACTGAGGACGTGCGGCGCGTCGACATGAAGGTCGAGGTACTGGTGCTTCCCGTCGCCGACGTGGAGCGCGCGAAGGAATTTTACGGGCGGCTCGGGTGGCGGCTGGACGTGACGCCGCCTGCGGTCGTGCAGTTCACGCCGCATGGGTCGGACTGTTCGGTCCAGTTCGGGGACGGGCTGACGGACGCCGAGCCCGGCTCAGGCAAGGCGTACCTGGTCGTCGCGGACATCGTGGCGGCGCGGGACGCGCTGGTGGCCGCCGGGGTCGAGGTGGGGGAGATCTTCCACGACGGGCCGGACGGGCGGGAGACGGGCGTCGATCCGGACTGCGGGACGTACCGGTCACGGGCGACGTTCGCCGATCCGGACGGCAACCAGTGGTTGCTGCAAGAGATCACGAGCAGCCTGTCGCGGCGGGTGGACCCGGCGGAGGCGGCGTTCTCGTCGGCCGGCGACCTGGCCGCCGCTCTGCGCCGCGCGGAGGCCGCGCACGGTGAGCACGAGAAGCGCACCGGCGAGCGCGACGTGAACTGGCCCGACTGGTACGCCGAGTACATGGTCGCCGAACGGACCGGCACGCAACTGCCGACCTGA